In Flavobacterium okayamense, a single window of DNA contains:
- a CDS encoding SAM-dependent methyltransferase, with amino-acid sequence MKPIQFLGKLYLIPTTLGEMQPEDVLPQTIKRSIDFIDHYIVENEKTARRFIKSVHPEKKQSELKLNLLNKHTEESDYLKMMDPLLNGMNVGLMSEAGCPGVADPGAVIVKIAHERGIQVIPLVGPSSILLAIMASGMNGQSFAFNGYLPIDASEKRNAIKQFEKLSLEKNQSQLFIETPYRNNKLLEDLIQILSPQTLLCIACDITLPTEFIKTKTVNEWKKNKVDLHKRPCIFIIHKS; translated from the coding sequence ATGAAACCAATACAATTTTTAGGAAAACTATATTTAATACCAACAACTTTGGGTGAAATGCAACCTGAAGATGTTTTACCTCAAACCATAAAAAGAAGTATTGATTTTATTGATCACTATATCGTTGAAAACGAAAAAACAGCCAGACGTTTTATTAAAAGTGTTCATCCAGAAAAAAAACAATCAGAATTAAAACTTAATCTTTTAAATAAACACACCGAAGAAAGTGATTATCTTAAAATGATGGATCCGCTTTTAAATGGAATGAATGTGGGTTTAATGAGCGAAGCCGGCTGTCCTGGCGTGGCCGATCCTGGAGCTGTAATTGTAAAAATTGCTCATGAAAGAGGTATTCAAGTTATACCATTAGTTGGACCAAGTTCTATTTTATTAGCAATTATGGCGAGTGGAATGAACGGACAAAGTTTTGCTTTTAACGGGTATTTACCTATCGATGCAAGTGAAAAAAGAAATGCTATTAAACAATTTGAAAAACTTTCACTAGAAAAAAACCAATCACAATTGTTTATTGAAACGCCTTATAGAAACAACAAATTATTAGAAGATTTAATTCAAATATTAAGTCCACAAACACTTCTATGTATTGCTTGTGATATTACACTTCCAACAGAATTTATTAAGACAAAAACTGTAAACGAGTGGAAAAAAAACAAGGTCGACTTACATAAGCGACCTTGCATTTTCATTATTCACAAAAGTTAA
- a CDS encoding peptidoglycan-binding protein LysM — MIRKGSYFLGLTILVQLVLTGFKSVDNERVEGFHLTGNENYVYSVSLEEENEDNADVIVPFVGKTFVGFREAIAFRESRGKLSLVNPFGYMGKYQFGRSTLRTIGIYDFNTFLYNAEWQNKAFTALIARNKWELRKEIEKYCGRVINGVEITESGLLAAAHLGGAGSVKKYLRSNGRSGFKDGFGTSLRSYIKKFGGYDVSHIQADKNAKVEL, encoded by the coding sequence ATGATAAGAAAAGGTTCGTATTTTTTGGGACTAACCATCCTAGTTCAATTAGTGTTAACTGGTTTTAAATCGGTAGATAACGAAAGAGTAGAAGGGTTTCACTTAACAGGTAATGAAAACTATGTTTATAGTGTATCCCTTGAAGAAGAAAACGAAGACAATGCAGATGTTATAGTTCCTTTTGTTGGGAAAACGTTTGTAGGATTTAGAGAAGCAATTGCTTTTAGAGAATCAAGAGGTAAATTGAGTTTAGTAAATCCTTTTGGTTACATGGGAAAATATCAATTTGGAAGAAGTACATTGCGTACAATTGGTATTTACGACTTTAACACTTTTCTGTATAATGCAGAATGGCAAAACAAAGCTTTTACAGCTTTAATTGCAAGAAACAAATGGGAATTACGCAAAGAAATTGAAAAATATTGCGGTCGCGTAATTAACGGAGTTGAAATTACTGAATCAGGTTTATTAGCTGCAGCTCACTTAGGTGGTGCAGGTTCTGTAAAAAAATACCTGAGAAGTAATGGAAGAAGCGGTTTTAAAGATGGATTCGGAACTTCGTTAAGAAGTTACATAAAAAAATTCGGAGGTTACGATGTTTCACATATCCAAGCCGATAAAAACGCTAAAGTAGAGTTATAA
- a CDS encoding DUF2279 domain-containing protein, translating into MKNRLSLFLLLIFSIVSFSQSKFDSFFKPSDTLNIKRKKTVLISEGIVLGTALVGLNQLWYKDYPKSNFHTVDDNNQWLQLDKVGHFYSTYHVGRAGAELLAWSGASKNEQLLYGSTVGFGFLTVVEIFDGHSQEWGFSWGDMLANASGTGLYVAQELIWNEQRIVPKFSFHQTRYAPLRPETLGSSFNEQVIKDYNGQTYWLSFNLHSFTKSKAFPKWLNIALGYGGNGMLYGSKYEAFDEGFYQKSKREFYLSLDVDLTKIKTKSHFLKTLFSVFNTIKVPAPTLQIGDFNGLKGHLIYF; encoded by the coding sequence TTGAAAAATAGATTATCACTTTTTTTACTTCTTATTTTTTCAATAGTTAGTTTTTCGCAATCTAAATTCGATTCTTTTTTTAAGCCTTCAGATACTTTAAATATAAAAAGAAAAAAGACTGTACTTATTTCAGAAGGTATAGTATTAGGAACAGCTTTAGTTGGTTTAAATCAATTGTGGTATAAAGATTATCCTAAATCAAACTTTCATACTGTTGACGATAACAATCAATGGTTGCAATTAGATAAAGTAGGTCATTTTTATTCTACATATCATGTTGGTAGAGCTGGTGCTGAACTTTTAGCTTGGAGTGGTGCTTCAAAAAATGAGCAACTATTATATGGTTCAACTGTTGGTTTTGGTTTTTTAACTGTGGTTGAAATTTTTGATGGACATTCGCAAGAATGGGGATTTTCTTGGGGTGATATGTTAGCAAATGCTTCTGGTACGGGTTTGTATGTAGCACAAGAATTAATTTGGAATGAGCAACGAATAGTACCTAAATTTTCTTTCCATCAAACGCGTTATGCTCCATTACGACCAGAAACCTTAGGAAGTAGTTTCAATGAACAAGTTATAAAAGATTATAATGGGCAAACGTATTGGTTGTCATTTAACTTACATTCGTTTACTAAATCTAAAGCATTTCCAAAATGGTTAAACATTGCATTGGGGTACGGTGGAAATGGTATGCTTTATGGATCAAAATATGAAGCTTTTGACGAAGGATTTTATCAAAAATCAAAACGTGAATTCTATCTAAGTCTTGATGTAGATTTGACGAAAATTAAAACAAAATCACATTTTTTAAAGACACTTTTTTCTGTTTTCAACACAATTAAAGTACCTGCACCGACACTTCAAATAGGTGATTTTAACGGGCTTAAAGGGCACTTAATCTACTTTTAG
- the mltG gene encoding endolytic transglycosylase MltG gives MNLKKLIAIIAVSGIVIAGIIAAYIYTKAFTPNTTFNQKEVFVYIPTDATYEQAKEELSPFIKDMDKFDFVANQRKYSSNVKAGKFLLKKEMTSFDMIRALRSNIPVKVSFNNQESIEKLAQRLAAELEPDSLQLVQAFTNEKFLTKNEINQDNALSLFIPNSYEFYWNTSAETLADKLAKEYRKFWTDARKLKAQNLNLTPLQVSVLASIVQKETAKVSERPRVAGVYLNRLKTGMPLQADPTVIYAIKKLSGDFDQVIKRVLHADLVIDSPYNTYKYPGLPPGPITMPDISSIDAVLNAEKHDYLYFCASPDKPGFHAFASNYEQHMINARKYANWVNKLGINR, from the coding sequence TTGAATTTAAAAAAACTAATTGCTATTATAGCGGTTTCTGGAATTGTAATAGCTGGAATAATTGCAGCTTATATTTATACTAAAGCATTTACACCAAATACAACTTTTAATCAAAAAGAAGTTTTTGTGTATATTCCAACAGATGCAACTTACGAACAAGCTAAAGAAGAATTAAGTCCATTTATAAAGGATATGGATAAGTTTGATTTTGTAGCTAATCAAAGAAAATATTCTTCAAATGTAAAAGCTGGTAAGTTTTTATTGAAAAAAGAAATGACAAGTTTTGATATGATTCGTGCTTTGCGAAGTAATATTCCTGTAAAAGTTTCTTTTAATAATCAAGAAAGTATTGAAAAATTAGCACAAAGATTAGCTGCCGAACTTGAACCTGATAGTTTGCAATTAGTTCAGGCTTTTACAAATGAAAAGTTTTTGACTAAGAATGAAATTAATCAAGATAATGCACTTAGTTTATTTATCCCAAATTCCTATGAATTTTACTGGAATACTTCAGCTGAAACATTAGCAGATAAATTAGCAAAGGAGTATCGAAAATTTTGGACAGATGCAAGAAAATTAAAAGCGCAAAATTTAAATCTTACACCATTACAGGTCTCTGTTTTGGCTTCAATAGTTCAAAAAGAAACAGCAAAAGTTAGTGAGCGTCCAAGAGTAGCTGGAGTTTATCTGAATCGTTTAAAAACAGGTATGCCTTTACAAGCTGATCCTACTGTTATTTATGCTATAAAAAAACTATCTGGAGATTTTGATCAGGTAATTAAAAGAGTATTGCATGCAGATTTAGTTATTGATTCTCCTTACAATACATATAAGTATCCAGGGTTACCTCCAGGGCCAATTACAATGCCAGATATATCATCTATTGATGCTGTTTTAAATGCTGAAAAACACGATTACCTTTATTTCTGTGCAAGTCCTGATAAACCTGGATTTCATGCTTTTGCTTCAAATTATGAACAGCATATGATTAATGCAAGAAAATACGCTAATTGGGTAAATAAATTAGGAATTAACAGATAA
- a CDS encoding GNAT family N-acetyltransferase: MTLKGENIYLRALEPEDLEFVYAIENDESIWEISHTQTPYSRYLIRQYLENAQQDIYEAKQLRLVICYNDSKDPLGLIDLFDYDPQNSRAGIGILIQDSKDRNKGLGSEALKLLINFSFSKLQLHQLYANIGTDNQLSLQLFTKFGFQKIGIKKQWNKVNNVYKDEALFQLINE; the protein is encoded by the coding sequence ATGACATTAAAGGGTGAAAATATTTATTTAAGAGCGCTAGAGCCGGAGGATTTAGAGTTTGTTTATGCAATTGAAAATGATGAGTCTATTTGGGAGATTAGTCATACGCAAACTCCATATAGTAGGTATTTAATTCGTCAATATTTGGAAAATGCTCAACAAGATATTTATGAAGCTAAACAATTGCGTTTAGTTATTTGCTATAACGATTCCAAGGATCCATTGGGGTTAATCGATTTGTTTGATTATGACCCCCAAAATTCTAGAGCAGGTATTGGTATTCTTATACAAGATTCAAAAGATAGAAATAAGGGCTTGGGTTCTGAAGCTTTAAAGCTTTTAATTAATTTTTCTTTTTCAAAATTACAATTGCATCAATTATATGCTAACATTGGAACAGATAATCAATTAAGTTTGCAACTTTTTACTAAATTTGGTTTTCAAAAAATAGGAATAAAAAAACAATGGAATAAGGTAAATAACGTTTATAAAGACGAAGCATTATTTCAATTAATTAACGAATAA
- the dapF gene encoding diaminopimelate epimerase, whose product MKLTFYKYQGTGNDFIMIDNRTLFFPKNDTKLVAFLCNRKFGIGADGLILLENHEKYDFKMVYYNSDGNESSMCGNGGRSLVAFAKQLEVINNEAEFEAIDGYHYASIDENNIVSLQMIDVDSIKIEPNYTFLNTGSPHHIQLVDDLKKVNVKDEGAKIRYSELYGNAGSNINFVSQVTNDTFSVRTYERGVEDETLSCGTGVTAVALAMYANHKTDSNKVKLNVEGGELAVSFNEKNGSFSDVFLIGPAKFVFRGEIEI is encoded by the coding sequence ATGAAATTAACTTTTTACAAATATCAAGGTACGGGTAACGACTTTATAATGATTGATAATCGTACTTTGTTTTTTCCCAAAAATGATACCAAACTTGTTGCTTTTTTATGCAATAGAAAATTTGGTATTGGTGCTGACGGACTTATTTTACTTGAAAATCATGAAAAATATGATTTTAAAATGGTGTACTATAATTCTGATGGAAATGAAAGTAGTATGTGTGGGAATGGAGGAAGGAGTTTAGTAGCTTTTGCAAAGCAACTAGAGGTTATTAATAATGAAGCTGAGTTTGAAGCTATTGACGGCTATCATTATGCGTCTATTGATGAAAATAATATTGTTTCGCTTCAAATGATAGATGTAGATTCGATTAAAATTGAACCAAATTATACTTTTTTAAATACAGGTTCTCCTCATCATATTCAATTAGTAGATGATTTAAAAAAAGTTAATGTAAAAGACGAAGGCGCAAAGATTAGATATTCTGAACTTTATGGTAATGCGGGAAGTAATATCAATTTTGTAAGTCAAGTTACTAACGACACATTTTCAGTTCGTACTTACGAACGTGGAGTTGAAGATGAAACTTTGTCATGCGGTACTGGAGTTACAGCTGTTGCATTGGCAATGTATGCAAATCATAAAACGGATTCTAATAAAGTTAAATTGAATGTTGAAGGCGGAGAGTTGGCAGTTAGCTTTAACGAGAAAAATGGAAGTTTTTCTGATGTTTTTTTAATTGGTCCGGCAAAATTTGTATTTAGAGGTGAAATTGAAATCTAG
- a CDS encoding Do family serine endopeptidase: MKKIGSLLVLSLLSGTVTLGAYKLFLEPKSNTITTVAPTFSKNVSLGAENIDFTNAADMAVHSVVHVKNVTTQRVYRNPFEFFFGNGSGSQQQMQIGTGSGVIISEDGYIATNNHVIQNASELEVTLNNNKSYKAKLIGTDSKMDIALLKIDADEKLPYMVFGDSDGLRVGEWVLAVGNPYNLTSTVTAGIVSAKARDLSNEGLQSFIQTDAAVNPGNSGGALVNTRGELIGINTMISSPTGSYAGYSFAVPSNITRKIIEDLMQFGNVQRGILGVEGAELNSAAAEHYGVSETQGFYVNGITKNSGAEKAGIQEGDVIIKLDDKRVRGFSDLTSYINTKRPNEIVNVTVIRNENEKIIPVKLTKKELITYEVNGIEFEEITSSDKKEFGITFGVKIKDVTNSSVSDYADYLKGSIVLSVDNVKAKDIDTITKYLKEKGNQRSQYQLLTKNGTIERVIF; this comes from the coding sequence ATGAAAAAAATTGGAAGTTTACTTGTATTATCACTTTTAAGTGGTACTGTAACATTAGGAGCTTATAAATTATTTTTAGAACCTAAATCTAATACCATTACTACTGTAGCTCCTACATTTAGTAAAAATGTAAGCTTAGGAGCTGAAAATATTGATTTTACAAATGCCGCAGACATGGCTGTTCATAGTGTTGTACATGTTAAAAATGTAACAACACAAAGAGTTTATAGAAATCCGTTTGAGTTTTTCTTTGGAAATGGAAGCGGATCTCAACAGCAAATGCAAATTGGAACAGGTTCAGGTGTTATCATTTCCGAAGATGGTTATATTGCTACAAATAATCACGTTATACAAAATGCAAGTGAGTTAGAAGTTACTTTAAACAATAATAAGTCTTACAAAGCAAAATTAATAGGTACTGATTCTAAGATGGATATTGCGCTTCTAAAAATTGATGCTGATGAAAAATTACCCTACATGGTTTTTGGAGATTCAGATGGACTTAGAGTTGGCGAATGGGTTCTTGCCGTGGGAAATCCTTATAATTTAACTTCTACAGTTACAGCTGGAATTGTTTCTGCAAAAGCAAGAGATTTAAGCAATGAAGGTTTACAATCTTTTATTCAAACTGATGCTGCAGTAAACCCAGGAAACAGTGGAGGTGCTTTAGTTAATACTAGAGGTGAATTAATTGGAATAAACACTATGATTTCTTCACCTACAGGAAGTTATGCTGGATATTCTTTTGCAGTTCCTTCAAATATTACTCGAAAAATAATCGAGGATCTAATGCAATTTGGTAATGTTCAAAGAGGAATTCTAGGTGTTGAAGGAGCTGAGCTAAACAGCGCGGCTGCCGAACACTATGGTGTTTCTGAAACACAAGGTTTTTATGTTAACGGAATTACCAAAAATTCTGGTGCAGAAAAAGCCGGAATACAAGAAGGTGATGTAATTATCAAACTAGACGATAAAAGAGTTAGAGGTTTTTCAGACCTAACTTCTTACATTAATACAAAAAGACCAAATGAAATTGTTAATGTCACGGTAATTAGAAATGAAAACGAAAAAATAATTCCAGTAAAATTAACTAAAAAAGAATTAATTACTTACGAAGTTAACGGAATTGAATTTGAAGAAATAACATCTTCTGATAAAAAAGAGTTTGGAATTACATTTGGCGTTAAAATTAAAGATGTAACTAACAGTTCCGTATCGGACTATGCAGATTACTTAAAAGGAAGTATTGTTTTAAGTGTTGACAATGTAAAAGCAAAAGACATTGATACTATTACAAAATATTTGAAAGAAAAAGGGAATCAAAGATCTCAGTACCAATTATTAACAAAAAATGGTACCATTGAAAGAGTTATCTTCTAA
- a CDS encoding glyceraldehyde-3-phosphate dehydrogenase, translating to MSNHSLYEKELAFQADRRKACVEFIKIISDLWYDKSIELILFRNQLIDRNVSDIINLHEYAGEFVRKPINVFDSVEIASAIQSLDLPPSRIDIGKLTYEYHLEDDKYNDAKAFVIDKLKNAKDYSEIKPKDVVLYGFGRIGRLLAREMMSKIGKGQQLRLRAIVTRDKSDAVLLEKRASLLRHDSVHGDFEGSVQADVENNALLINGTTVHIITANGPEEIDYTQYGIEDALVIDNTGAFTTEEALSRHLTSKGVDKVLLTAPGKGVPNIVYGVNHTDYNPDEVKIYSAASCTTNAITPILAAVEETLGVVKGHLETIHAYTNDQNLVDNMHKKYRRGRAAALNMVITETGAGSAVAKALPSLAGKLTSNAIRVPVPNGSLVVLNLEISKETTVEALNDIMRKYALEGNLVEQIKFSLNNELVSSDIVGTSAPSIFDSNATIVSADGKNVVMYVWYDNEYGYSHQVIRLAKYVSKVRRYTYY from the coding sequence ATGAGTAACCATTCTTTATACGAAAAAGAGCTTGCTTTTCAAGCAGACAGAAGAAAAGCTTGCGTTGAGTTCATTAAAATCATTAGTGATTTATGGTATGACAAATCAATCGAATTGATTTTATTTAGAAATCAATTAATCGATAGAAATGTTAGCGACATCATCAATTTACATGAATATGCTGGTGAATTTGTTCGCAAACCAATTAATGTTTTTGACTCTGTTGAAATCGCTAGTGCTATTCAAAGTTTAGATTTACCACCATCAAGAATTGATATTGGTAAATTAACGTATGAATATCATTTAGAAGATGACAAATACAATGACGCCAAAGCATTTGTAATTGACAAGTTAAAAAATGCCAAAGATTATTCTGAAATCAAACCAAAAGATGTTGTCTTATATGGTTTTGGTAGAATTGGTCGTCTTTTAGCTCGTGAAATGATGAGCAAAATTGGAAAAGGTCAACAATTAAGACTAAGAGCAATTGTAACTAGAGATAAAAGTGACGCTGTTCTTTTAGAAAAAAGAGCTTCATTATTACGACATGATTCTGTTCACGGTGACTTTGAAGGTTCAGTTCAAGCAGATGTGGAAAACAATGCTTTATTAATTAATGGAACTACTGTTCACATTATTACCGCTAACGGGCCAGAAGAAATTGACTATACCCAATATGGCATTGAAGATGCATTAGTAATTGATAATACAGGTGCTTTTACTACTGAAGAAGCATTAAGTCGTCATTTAACTTCTAAAGGTGTAGATAAAGTTTTATTAACTGCTCCTGGAAAAGGTGTTCCTAATATTGTTTATGGTGTAAATCATACAGATTACAATCCAGATGAAGTAAAAATTTACTCTGCTGCTTCTTGTACTACAAATGCTATTACTCCAATTTTAGCTGCCGTAGAAGAAACATTAGGTGTTGTAAAAGGCCATTTAGAAACAATTCACGCGTATACAAACGACCAAAATTTGGTTGATAATATGCATAAAAAATACCGTCGTGGTAGAGCTGCAGCTTTAAACATGGTAATTACTGAAACAGGTGCCGGAAGTGCTGTAGCTAAAGCTTTACCAAGTTTGGCTGGAAAATTAACTTCTAATGCAATTCGTGTTCCTGTACCAAATGGTTCACTGGTAGTTTTAAATTTAGAAATAAGCAAAGAAACGACAGTTGAGGCATTAAACGACATTATGCGTAAATATGCATTAGAAGGAAATTTAGTGGAGCAAATTAAATTTTCTTTAAACAATGAGTTAGTATCATCTGATATTGTTGGAACTTCTGCTCCTTCAATTTTTGATAGCAATGCTACAATTGTTTCTGCAGATGGTAAAAATGTAGTTATGTATGTTTGGTATGATAACGAATATGGATATAGCCATCAAGTTATTCGCTTAGCTAAATATGTTTCTAAAGTAAGAAGATATACTTACTATTAA
- a CDS encoding Crp/Fnr family transcriptional regulator, with protein MNSLWYFEDVNLFTILCPHKFKEYKDSHNFNEFNKNDYIYFEEDKSDMVYLVNSGKVKVGYITEDGEEIVMAILSKGEIFGEKAILGEENRNEFAQAIEKNTSICPITSLEMMDLLRQNKEFSLKIYKFIGYRFKKLERRLQLLLFKDTKTRLKEFLKELGEDFGYQNKVSGDTVVKHPYTQKDMATLIGTSRPTLNILMNELKDEGFLDFTRGEILIKSQ; from the coding sequence ATGAATTCACTTTGGTATTTTGAAGATGTAAATTTATTTACAATTCTTTGTCCACATAAATTTAAGGAATATAAAGATTCTCATAATTTTAACGAGTTTAATAAAAATGATTATATCTATTTTGAAGAAGATAAATCAGATATGGTTTATTTAGTTAATTCAGGTAAAGTAAAAGTTGGGTACATAACTGAAGATGGTGAAGAAATTGTTATGGCAATTTTATCGAAAGGTGAAATTTTTGGAGAAAAGGCAATTTTAGGAGAAGAAAATAGGAATGAATTTGCTCAAGCAATTGAGAAAAACACTTCGATTTGTCCAATCACTTCTTTAGAAATGATGGACTTATTGAGACAGAATAAAGAGTTTAGTTTGAAGATTTATAAGTTTATTGGTTATCGTTTTAAAAAATTAGAACGCAGATTACAATTGCTATTGTTTAAAGATACCAAGACAAGATTAAAAGAGTTTTTAAAAGAATTAGGAGAGGATTTTGGTTATCAAAACAAAGTTTCAGGTGATACAGTTGTAAAACATCCCTATACGCAAAAGGATATGGCAACTCTGATAGGAACATCTCGTCCAACCCTTAATATCCTAATGAATGAATTAAAAGATGAGGGCTTTTTAGATTTTACTAGAGGAGAAATCTTAATAAAATCACAGTAA
- a CDS encoding TlpA family protein disulfide reductase, with the protein MKLKFYLLQLIVIFCFTACEKEFPEPNVIEFEKQQVVSFYDWKIISPNGNSQNFITKANKVTFVYYWSTSDKENLDNLDRLEKFYNKYNTKLEFVFVTNDSQVDVRKIIEVNGYTFPIFFSLSPIPSPMKMDEYSRAYLISKKGRIVVDNLGLANWNSNLFYEIVDGLIKQ; encoded by the coding sequence ATGAAATTAAAATTTTACTTATTACAATTAATTGTAATATTTTGTTTTACTGCTTGTGAAAAAGAGTTTCCAGAACCTAATGTGATAGAATTTGAAAAGCAGCAAGTTGTTTCTTTTTATGATTGGAAGATTATTTCTCCAAATGGTAATAGTCAAAATTTTATTACAAAAGCTAATAAAGTAACTTTTGTGTACTATTGGTCTACTTCAGATAAAGAGAATTTAGATAATCTTGACAGATTAGAAAAGTTTTATAATAAATATAATACTAAATTAGAGTTTGTTTTTGTTACAAATGACAGTCAAGTTGATGTTCGAAAAATTATAGAAGTAAATGGTTATACATTCCCAATCTTTTTTAGTTTAAGTCCAATTCCAAGTCCAATGAAAATGGATGAATACTCAAGAGCTTATTTAATTAGTAAAAAAGGAAGAATAGTAGTAGATAATTTGGGGCTGGCAAATTGGAATTCGAATTTATTCTATGAAATAGTTGATGGACTAATAAAACAATAA